In one Streptomyces venezuelae genomic region, the following are encoded:
- the mce gene encoding methylmalonyl-CoA epimerase: MLTRIDHIGIACFDLDKTVEFYRATYGFEVTHSEVNEEQGVREAMLKINDTGDGGASYLQLLEPTRDDSAVGKWLAKNGEGVHHIAFGTADVDGDAAAIKDKGVRVLYEEPRIGSMGSRITFLHPKDCHGVLTELVTSAPSESLEH; the protein is encoded by the coding sequence ATGCTGACGCGAATCGATCACATCGGGATCGCCTGTTTCGACCTCGACAAGACCGTCGAGTTCTACCGCGCGACGTACGGATTCGAGGTGACCCACTCCGAGGTCAACGAAGAGCAGGGCGTGCGCGAGGCCATGCTGAAGATCAATGACACCGGCGACGGAGGCGCCTCCTACCTGCAGCTTCTCGAACCGACCCGCGACGACTCCGCGGTCGGCAAGTGGCTGGCCAAGAACGGCGAGGGCGTGCACCACATCGCCTTCGGCACCGCGGACGTCGACGGCGACGCGGCGGCCATCAAGGACAAGGGCGTACGCGTCCTCTACGAAGAGCCCCGCATCGGCTCCATGGGGTCGCGCATCACCTTCCTGCACCCGAAGGACTGTCACGGAGTCCTGACGGAACTTGTCACTTCGGCACCCTCCGAGTCCCTGGAGCACTGA
- the scy gene encoding polarized growth protein Scy: protein MRGYERQENSRAETDSLSRFEAEMDRLKTEREKAVQHAEDLGYQVEVLRAKLHEARRNLASRPAYDSADIGYQAEQMLRNAQIQAEQLRADAERELRDARAQTQRILQEHAEQQARLQSELHTEAVTRRQQLDQELNERRQTVESHVNENVAWAEQLRARTEQQARRLLDESRAEADQALAAARAEAARVAEEARQRLAGDAEAARAEAEAILRRARTDAERLLNAASTQAQEATDHAEQLRSTTAAESDQARRQTAEANRAAEQRMAEAETALREARAEAEKVLAEAKDTATKQLQAAEGANEQRTRTAKEQVARLVGEATKEAEATRSEAEQLVADARAEAEKLIADAAEKARTITAEETAGQLAKAARTAEEVLDKASKDAKETTKAATEQAERIRSEAETEADRLRAEAHDIAEELKGAAKDDTKEYRAKTVELQEEARRLRGEAEQLRADAASEGDRIRSEARREAVQQIEEAAKSAEELLAKAKADADELRTAATTESERVRAEAVERATTLRTQAEETLERTRAEAERHREEAAEQAEATKSEAEEAARALRAETEQAIAARQAEAAEELTRLHTEAEERLSAAEQALTDARAEAERIRKEAADETDRLRTESAERIRTLQSQAETEAERLRTEAAADASQARAEGENVAVRLRSEAAAEAERLKTEAQESADRVRAEAAAAAERVGTEAAEELAAAQEEAARRRREAEETLGSARAEADQERERAREQSEELLASARKRVEEAQAEAIRLVEEADRRATEMVSAAEQHAQSVRDSVAGLHEAAQEEVAGLRSAAEHAAERTRTEAQEEADRVRSDAYAERERATEDANRTRREASEASEAAKSLAERTVSEAIAEAERMRSDASEHAQRVRTEASDTIAQAEQDASRTRADAREDANRIRNDAASQADTLIGEARSEAEKLQSDTATEAERVRTEALGEAERVRVESTTEAERVRAESTAEAERLKAETTTEAERVRAESVAKAEKLISDASGDAERLRAEAAETVNSAQQHAERIRGESERVKAEAAREAERLTSEAREEAERTLDEARQAANKRRQEAAEQVDTLITEAASEAEKLTADAQEKALKATTDAEAQADTMVGAARKEAERLVAAATVEGNSLVEKARTDADELLVGARGDATAIRERSEEQRDRLTAEIEELHERARRESAEAMKSAGERCDALVKAAEEQLAEAEAKAKELVSDANSEASKVRISAVKKAEGLLKEAEAKKSELTREAERIKAEAEAEATRTVEEGKQELEVLVRRRADINAEISRVQDVLEALESFEAPSGGAKTGQGGGSGAGGVKAGAAAGSTRSSGKQSDG from the coding sequence GTGCGGGGCTACGAACGCCAAGAGAACTCGCGGGCTGAGACCGACAGTCTGTCGCGGTTCGAGGCCGAGATGGACCGGCTGAAGACCGAGCGGGAGAAGGCCGTCCAGCACGCCGAGGACCTCGGCTACCAGGTCGAGGTGTTGCGCGCCAAGCTGCACGAGGCGCGCCGCAACCTCGCGTCCCGCCCTGCCTACGACAGCGCGGACATCGGGTATCAGGCCGAGCAGATGCTCCGCAATGCCCAGATCCAGGCCGAACAGCTGCGCGCCGACGCCGAGCGCGAGCTGCGCGACGCCAGGGCGCAGACCCAGCGCATCCTCCAGGAGCACGCCGAGCAGCAGGCCAGACTCCAGTCCGAGCTGCACACCGAGGCCGTGACGCGGCGCCAGCAGCTCGACCAGGAGCTGAACGAGCGCCGACAGACCGTCGAGTCGCACGTCAACGAGAACGTGGCCTGGGCCGAGCAGCTCAGGGCCCGCACCGAGCAGCAGGCCCGCCGCCTCCTCGACGAGTCGCGCGCCGAGGCCGACCAGGCCCTGGCCGCCGCCCGCGCGGAGGCCGCCCGCGTCGCCGAGGAGGCCCGTCAGCGCCTCGCCGGTGACGCCGAGGCCGCCCGCGCCGAGGCCGAGGCCATCCTGCGCCGGGCCCGAACGGACGCCGAGCGCCTCCTGAACGCCGCGTCGACGCAGGCCCAGGAGGCCACCGACCACGCCGAGCAGCTGCGCTCCACCACGGCGGCCGAGTCCGACCAGGCACGCCGCCAGACGGCGGAGGCGAACCGCGCCGCCGAGCAGCGCATGGCCGAGGCCGAGACGGCGCTGCGCGAGGCCCGCGCCGAGGCCGAGAAGGTGCTCGCCGAGGCCAAGGACACCGCGACCAAGCAGCTGCAGGCCGCCGAGGGCGCCAACGAACAGCGCACGCGCACCGCGAAGGAGCAGGTCGCCCGTCTCGTCGGCGAGGCCACCAAGGAGGCCGAGGCCACCAGGTCCGAGGCCGAGCAGCTGGTCGCCGACGCCCGCGCGGAGGCCGAGAAGCTGATCGCGGACGCCGCCGAGAAGGCGCGCACGATCACCGCAGAGGAGACCGCGGGCCAGCTCGCGAAGGCCGCGCGGACCGCCGAGGAGGTCCTCGACAAGGCGTCCAAGGACGCCAAGGAGACCACGAAGGCCGCCACCGAGCAGGCCGAGCGGATCCGCTCCGAGGCGGAGACCGAGGCGGACCGGCTGCGCGCGGAGGCGCACGACATCGCCGAGGAGCTCAAGGGCGCGGCGAAGGACGACACCAAGGAGTACCGCGCCAAGACCGTCGAGCTGCAGGAGGAGGCGCGCAGGCTGCGCGGCGAGGCCGAGCAGCTGCGGGCCGACGCGGCCTCCGAGGGCGACCGCATCCGCAGCGAGGCGCGGCGCGAGGCGGTCCAGCAGATCGAGGAGGCGGCCAAGTCCGCCGAGGAGCTCCTCGCGAAGGCGAAGGCCGACGCCGACGAGCTGCGCACGGCGGCGACCACCGAGAGCGAGCGGGTCCGCGCGGAGGCCGTCGAGCGCGCCACGACCCTGCGCACGCAGGCCGAGGAGACCCTGGAGCGCACCCGCGCGGAGGCCGAGCGGCACCGCGAGGAGGCCGCCGAGCAGGCCGAGGCCACGAAGTCGGAGGCCGAGGAGGCCGCGCGGGCGCTGCGCGCGGAGACCGAGCAGGCCATAGCGGCCCGTCAGGCGGAGGCCGCCGAAGAGCTGACGCGGCTGCACACGGAGGCCGAGGAGCGGCTGTCCGCCGCCGAGCAGGCGCTGACCGACGCCCGCGCGGAGGCCGAGCGCATCCGCAAGGAGGCCGCGGACGAGACGGACCGGCTGCGCACGGAGTCCGCCGAGCGGATCCGCACGCTCCAGTCGCAGGCCGAGACCGAGGCCGAGCGGCTGCGCACGGAGGCCGCCGCCGACGCGTCGCAGGCGCGCGCGGAGGGCGAGAACGTCGCCGTACGCCTGCGTTCGGAGGCCGCGGCCGAGGCCGAGCGGCTGAAGACCGAGGCGCAGGAGTCCGCGGACCGCGTGCGCGCGGAGGCCGCCGCGGCCGCCGAGCGGGTGGGCACGGAGGCCGCCGAGGAGCTGGCCGCCGCCCAGGAGGAGGCCGCGCGCCGCCGCCGCGAGGCCGAGGAGACGCTGGGTTCCGCCCGCGCGGAGGCCGACCAGGAGCGCGAGCGGGCCCGCGAGCAGAGCGAGGAGCTCCTCGCCTCCGCCCGCAAGCGCGTGGAGGAGGCGCAGGCCGAGGCGATCCGTCTGGTCGAGGAGGCCGACCGCCGCGCGACCGAGATGGTCTCGGCCGCCGAGCAGCACGCCCAGTCCGTACGGGACTCCGTCGCCGGCCTGCACGAGGCGGCGCAGGAGGAGGTCGCGGGCCTGCGTTCGGCCGCCGAGCACGCCGCCGAGCGCACGAGGACCGAGGCGCAGGAGGAGGCCGACCGCGTCCGCTCCGATGCCTATGCCGAGCGGGAGCGCGCCACCGAGGACGCCAACCGCACCCGGCGCGAGGCGTCGGAGGCGTCGGAGGCCGCGAAGTCCCTGGCCGAGCGAACCGTTTCGGAGGCCATCGCGGAGGCCGAGCGGATGCGTTCGGACGCCTCGGAGCACGCCCAGCGGGTGCGCACGGAGGCGTCGGACACCATCGCGCAGGCCGAGCAGGACGCGTCCCGCACGCGTGCCGACGCCCGCGAGGACGCCAACCGCATCCGCAACGACGCCGCGAGCCAGGCCGACACGCTGATCGGCGAGGCCCGCAGCGAGGCCGAGAAGCTGCAGTCCGACACGGCCACGGAGGCCGAGCGGGTCCGTACGGAGGCTCTCGGCGAAGCCGAGCGGGTCCGGGTCGAGTCCACGACCGAGGCCGAGCGGGTCCGCGCGGAGTCCACCGCGGAGGCGGAGCGACTCAAGGCCGAGACGACGACCGAGGCGGAGCGGGTTCGCGCGGAGTCGGTGGCGAAGGCCGAGAAGCTCATCTCGGACGCGTCGGGCGACGCGGAGCGGCTGCGCGCCGAGGCCGCGGAGACGGTCAACTCCGCGCAGCAGCACGCCGAGCGGATCCGCGGCGAGTCCGAGCGGGTCAAGGCGGAGGCGGCGCGGGAGGCCGAGCGGCTCACGTCCGAGGCGCGCGAGGAGGCGGAGCGGACCCTCGACGAGGCACGCCAGGCCGCCAACAAGCGCCGTCAGGAAGCGGCCGAGCAGGTCGACACGCTCATCACGGAGGCCGCCTCCGAGGCGGAGAAGCTGACGGCGGACGCGCAGGAGAAGGCGCTCAAGGCGACGACGGACGCCGAGGCGCAGGCCGACACGATGGTGGGCGCGGCCCGCAAGGAGGCCGAGCGGCTGGTCGCGGCGGCGACGGTCGAGGGCAACTCGCTGGTGGAGAAGGCGCGTACGGACGCGGACGAGCTGCTGGTCGGCGCCCGTGGCGACGCGACCGCCATAAGGGAGCGTTCGGAGGAGCAGCGCGACCGTCTGACGGCCGAGATCGAGGAGCTGCACGAGCGGGCGCGCCGCGAGTCCGCGGAGGCGATGAAGTCGGCGGGCGAGCGCTGCGACGCGCTGGTCAAGGCCGCGGAGGAGCAGCTGGCCGAGGCTGAGGCGAAGGCCAAGGAGCTCGTCTCCGACGCCAACTCCGAGGCGAGCAAGGTCCGTATCTCCGCCGTGAAGAAGGCCGAGGGTCTCCTGAAGGAGGCCGAGGCGAAGAAGAGCGAGCTGACGCGCGAGGCGGAGCGCATCAAGGCCGAGGCGGAGGCCGAGGCGACGCGTACGGTGGAGGAGGGCAAGCAGGAGCTCGAAGTCCTCGTCCGCCGCCGGGCCGACATCAATGCGGAGATCTCCCGTGTCCAGGACGTGCTGGAGGCGTTGGAGTCTTTCGAGGCCCCGTCGGGCGGTGCGAAGACCGGGCAGGGCGGCGGTTCGGGCGCGGGTGGCGTCAAGGCCGGAGCCGCGGCAGGGTCGACTCGTTCGAGTGGCAAGCAGTCGGATGGGTAG
- a CDS encoding cellulose-binding protein yields MSDTSPYGFELVRRGYDRAQVDERISKLVSDRDSALARITALEKRIEELHLETQNAQAQVADAEPSYAGLGARVEKILRLAEEEAKDLREEARRAAEQHRELAESAAQQVRNDAESFAAERKAKAEDEGVRIVEKAKGEASALRAEAQKDAQSKREEADALFEETRAKAAQAAADFETNLAKRREQSERDLASRQAKAEKRLAEIEHRAEQLRLEAEKLRTDAERRARQTVETAQRQAEDIVADANAKADRIRSESERELAALTNRRDSINAQLTNVREMLATLTGAAVAAAGTPADDEPVSRGVPAQQTR; encoded by the coding sequence ATGAGCGACACTTCCCCCTACGGCTTCGAGCTTGTGCGGCGTGGGTACGACCGCGCTCAGGTGGACGAACGTATCTCCAAGCTCGTCTCCGACCGTGACAGCGCTCTTGCCCGTATCACTGCTCTGGAAAAGCGCATCGAGGAACTGCACCTCGAGACGCAGAACGCCCAGGCCCAGGTTGCCGACGCCGAGCCGTCGTACGCCGGTCTCGGTGCCCGCGTCGAGAAGATCCTCCGCCTCGCCGAGGAGGAGGCGAAGGACCTGCGCGAGGAGGCCCGGCGCGCCGCCGAGCAGCACCGCGAGCTCGCCGAGTCCGCCGCCCAGCAGGTGCGCAACGACGCCGAGTCGTTCGCGGCCGAGCGCAAGGCCAAGGCCGAGGACGAGGGCGTCCGGATCGTCGAGAAGGCCAAGGGCGAGGCGAGCGCGCTGCGGGCCGAGGCCCAGAAGGACGCGCAGTCCAAGCGCGAGGAGGCCGACGCCCTCTTCGAGGAGACCCGCGCCAAGGCCGCCCAGGCCGCCGCGGACTTCGAGACGAACCTCGCCAAGCGCCGTGAGCAGTCCGAGCGCGACCTGGCCTCGCGTCAGGCCAAGGCGGAGAAGCGCCTCGCGGAGATCGAGCACCGCGCGGAGCAGCTCCGCCTGGAGGCCGAGAAGCTGCGTACGGACGCGGAGCGCCGCGCCCGTCAGACGGTGGAGACCGCGCAGCGCCAGGCCGAGGACATCGTGGCCGACGCGAACGCGAAGGCGGACCGGATCCGTTCGGAGTCCGAGCGCGAGCTCGCCGCTCTGACGAACCGTCGCGACTCCATCAACGCGCAGCTGACGAACGTGCGCGAGATGCTGGCGACGCTGACCGGTGCGGCCGTGGCCGCGGCCGGTACTCCTGCCGACGACGAGCCCGTTTCCCGCGGAGTTCCGGCTCAGCAGACGCGCTGA
- a CDS encoding ABC transporter ATP-binding protein, whose amino-acid sequence MIELEGLTKRYGEKVAVNNLTFTVRPGMVTGFLGPNGAGKSTTMRMLLGLDNPSAGSVRIDGRHYAQLKDPLKYIGALLDAKAMHGGRSAFNHLLCLAQSNGIPRSRVSEVLDTVGLTAVAKKKAKGFSLGMGQRLGIAGALLGDPEILMFDEPVNGLDPEGIHWIRNLMKSLAGQGRTVFVSSHLMSEMALTADHLVVIGQGRLLADTSMSDFIRQNSRSYVRLRSPQRERLLDVLHEAGVTAVEAGNGALEVDGTPAEALGELAASHQLVLHELSPQQASLEEAFMQLTAESVEYHAHTDGRTDGGTAQPPPPGGWGEGWQQRKEG is encoded by the coding sequence ATGATCGAGCTCGAGGGGCTGACCAAGCGGTACGGCGAGAAAGTGGCCGTCAACAACCTGACCTTCACCGTGCGGCCGGGCATGGTCACCGGCTTTCTCGGGCCGAACGGCGCGGGAAAGTCCACCACCATGCGCATGCTGCTCGGCCTCGACAACCCGTCGGCCGGGTCCGTCCGCATCGACGGCCGGCACTACGCGCAGCTGAAGGACCCCCTCAAGTACATCGGCGCCCTGCTCGACGCCAAGGCGATGCACGGCGGCCGCAGCGCCTTCAACCACCTCCTCTGCCTCGCGCAGAGCAACGGCATCCCGCGCTCCCGCGTCTCCGAGGTCCTGGACACCGTCGGCCTGACCGCCGTCGCGAAGAAGAAGGCCAAGGGTTTCTCACTCGGCATGGGCCAGCGCCTCGGCATCGCCGGGGCGCTCCTCGGTGACCCCGAGATCCTGATGTTCGACGAGCCCGTCAATGGTCTCGACCCCGAGGGCATCCACTGGATCAGGAACCTGATGAAGTCCCTTGCCGGGCAAGGGCGGACGGTCTTCGTCTCCTCGCACCTGATGAGCGAGATGGCGCTCACCGCCGACCATCTCGTCGTCATCGGACAGGGCCGCCTCCTCGCCGACACGTCGATGTCCGACTTCATCCGGCAGAACTCCCGGTCGTACGTCCGGCTCCGCTCCCCGCAGCGCGAACGCCTCCTCGACGTCCTGCACGAGGCGGGCGTCACCGCGGTCGAGGCGGGCAACGGCGCCCTCGAAGTGGACGGGACACCGGCTGAGGCGCTCGGCGAACTCGCCGCGAGCCATCAGCTGGTCCTCCACGAACTCAGTCCCCAGCAGGCCTCCCTGGAAGAAGCCTTCATGCAGCTCACCGCGGAGTCGGTCGAGTACCACGCGCACACGGACGGCAGGACGGACGGCGGAACGGCACAACCGCCGCCGCCCGGCGGCTGGGGCGAAGGCTGGCAGCAGCGGAAGGAGGGCTGA
- a CDS encoding ABC transporter permease, translating to MAAAQVLKSEWTKIRSVSSTVWTLGLACVVTIALGLLISILSKNDYDSLDAKDRLTFDPTYISFAGMSLGQLAMIVFGVLVVANEYSTGMIRTSLAAVPQRATFLFGKIAVATLLAFVVGLVTSFLAFFVGQGALGPYKAHLGDPGVLRAVIGGALYMTLIAVFSMGVAAMLRSPMLSLGILMPFFFLISSILGNVSATKKIGRFLPDQAGSKIMQVKSPLDDDTPYGPWGGLAIMLAWVVLALIGGYVLLKKRDA from the coding sequence ATGGCCGCGGCACAAGTCCTGAAATCGGAGTGGACCAAGATCCGCTCGGTCTCGTCGACCGTCTGGACGCTCGGCCTCGCCTGCGTCGTCACGATCGCGCTCGGCCTGTTGATCAGCATCCTGTCCAAGAACGACTACGACAGCCTCGACGCCAAGGACCGGCTGACCTTCGACCCGACGTACATCAGCTTCGCCGGAATGTCCCTCGGCCAGCTCGCGATGATCGTCTTCGGAGTGCTCGTCGTCGCGAACGAGTACAGCACCGGCATGATCCGCACCTCGCTCGCGGCGGTCCCGCAGCGCGCCACTTTCCTGTTCGGCAAGATCGCCGTGGCGACGCTGCTCGCGTTCGTGGTGGGCCTGGTCACCAGCTTCCTCGCCTTCTTCGTGGGCCAAGGGGCGCTCGGGCCCTACAAGGCGCACCTCGGCGACCCCGGCGTGCTGCGCGCCGTCATCGGCGGCGCGCTCTACATGACGCTGATCGCGGTGTTCTCGATGGGCGTCGCGGCGATGCTGCGCAGCCCGATGCTCTCCCTCGGCATCCTGATGCCGTTCTTCTTCCTCATCTCCAGCATCCTCGGCAACGTCTCGGCGACGAAGAAGATCGGCCGCTTCCTGCCCGACCAGGCCGGAAGCAAGATCATGCAGGTCAAGTCGCCGCTCGACGACGACACCCCGTACGGGCCGTGGGGCGGTCTCGCGATCATGCTGGCGTGGGTGGTGCTCGCGCTGATCGGTGGGTACGTACTGCTGAAGAAGCGGGACGCGTAG